The following are encoded in a window of Actinomyces oris genomic DNA:
- a CDS encoding molybdenum cofactor biosynthesis protein MoaE: protein MTPSPDQPSRPLPAPTARVVRAEVTESPISVTELADAVQDAAAGAVVTFEGVVRNHDAERAVTGIGYSCHPTAGQVVEQIAQDVAQQGRVRALGVVHRVGDLGVGEAALAVAVSSDHRAEAFAVCSQIVEEVKERLPVWKRQTFTDGSSQWSNIA from the coding sequence GTGACGCCCAGTCCCGACCAGCCCAGCCGGCCGCTCCCGGCTCCCACGGCCCGCGTGGTCCGTGCCGAGGTCACCGAGTCACCCATCAGCGTCACCGAACTCGCCGACGCCGTCCAGGACGCTGCCGCCGGCGCCGTCGTCACTTTCGAGGGCGTGGTCCGCAACCACGACGCCGAGCGCGCCGTCACCGGCATCGGCTACTCCTGCCACCCCACGGCCGGCCAGGTCGTCGAGCAGATCGCCCAGGACGTGGCTCAGCAGGGGCGGGTGCGGGCCCTGGGCGTCGTCCACCGCGTCGGCGACCTGGGCGTCGGGGAGGCAGCGCTCGCGGTCGCCGTCAGCTCCGACCACCGCGCCGAGGCCTTCGCCGTGTGCAGCCAGATCGTCGAGGAGGTCAAGGAGCGCCTGCCCGTGTGGAAGCGCCAGACCTTCACCGACGGCTCGAGCCAGTGGAGCAACATCGCCTGA
- a CDS encoding MoaD/ThiS family protein: MTNPPPELSPQADAHAGQAQISVTLRYFAAATEAAGRPEERLDLPAGTTLAALREQLSGRGLEMARVIPICSFLVNSVSTPADSLTPLADGDAVDVLPPFAGG; the protein is encoded by the coding sequence ATGACGAACCCCCCCCCCGAGCTGTCGCCCCAGGCGGACGCGCACGCCGGTCAGGCGCAGATCTCTGTGACCCTGCGCTACTTCGCCGCGGCCACTGAGGCCGCCGGGCGCCCCGAGGAGCGCCTGGACCTGCCCGCCGGCACGACACTGGCGGCTCTGCGCGAGCAGCTCTCCGGTCGAGGCCTGGAGATGGCGCGGGTCATCCCGATCTGCAGCTTCCTCGTCAACTCGGTCTCCACCCCGGCGGACTCGCTCACGCCCCTGGCCGACGGCGACGCCGTCGACGTGCTCCCGCCCTTCGCTGGCGGGTGA
- the moaA gene encoding GTP 3',8-cyclase MoaA, with translation MTPAPFDAAVVGPSRSRGASADLPMPTTRPVLPDLPERPGLSAPAADGVPQQLVDRYGRTVRDLRLSITDRCNLRCTYCMPAQGLQWLPTPDLLTTAELTRLGRIAVERLGVERIRLTGGEPLMRRDLEEIVGALSALRTSAGAKPDIALTTNGLGLEKRAAGLRAAGLDRVNISIDSLDPQDYAAITRRDRLADVLTGIAGAQEAGLDPIKVNAVAVPATVEERAPRLLAECLRRGWQLRFIEHMPLGPRETWSSQDVVGVDQILGVLREAGFTLTEVGRPDRRPAALWRVAAGSASGQEHPAGTVGVIASVTAPFCSDCDRTRITADGRLMTCLFSSTETDLRGPMRAGADDDELIRIWAGATWGKPRAHGSDSPHTESDGFARPQRTMSAIGG, from the coding sequence ATGACGCCAGCACCATTCGATGCCGCGGTCGTCGGCCCGAGCAGGAGCCGTGGAGCCTCCGCGGACCTGCCTATGCCGACGACCCGGCCGGTGCTACCCGACCTGCCCGAACGTCCCGGCCTGTCGGCCCCGGCTGCCGACGGCGTCCCCCAGCAGCTGGTCGACCGCTACGGGCGCACCGTGCGCGACCTGCGCCTGTCCATCACGGACCGCTGCAACCTGCGTTGCACCTACTGCATGCCCGCACAGGGTCTCCAGTGGTTGCCCACCCCGGATCTGCTGACCACCGCCGAGCTCACCCGCCTGGGGCGCATCGCCGTCGAACGACTGGGAGTTGAGCGCATCCGCCTGACCGGTGGCGAGCCGCTCATGCGGCGCGACCTGGAGGAGATCGTCGGTGCACTGTCCGCACTGCGGACCTCGGCCGGGGCCAAGCCGGACATCGCCCTGACTACCAACGGCCTGGGCCTGGAGAAGCGGGCCGCCGGGCTGCGGGCGGCGGGCCTGGACCGCGTCAACATCTCCATCGACTCCCTGGACCCGCAGGACTACGCCGCCATCACTCGCCGCGACCGGCTCGCCGATGTCCTGACCGGGATCGCCGGCGCCCAGGAGGCCGGCCTGGACCCCATCAAGGTCAATGCCGTGGCCGTGCCCGCCACCGTGGAGGAACGCGCGCCACGTCTCCTGGCCGAGTGCCTGCGCCGTGGCTGGCAGCTGCGGTTCATCGAGCACATGCCGCTGGGACCGCGCGAGACCTGGAGCAGCCAGGACGTCGTCGGCGTCGATCAGATCCTGGGGGTGCTGCGGGAGGCCGGATTCACCCTCACCGAGGTGGGCCGCCCGGACCGTCGTCCGGCGGCGCTGTGGCGGGTCGCCGCCGGAAGCGCGTCGGGCCAGGAGCATCCGGCCGGGACGGTGGGCGTCATCGCCTCGGTCACCGCCCCCTTCTGCTCGGACTGCGACCGCACCCGGATCACGGCCGACGGGCGCCTCATGACCTGCCTGTTCTCCAGCACCGAGACCGACCTGCGCGGCCCCATGCGCGCCGGCGCCGACGACGACGAGCTCATCCGCATCTGGGCCGGCGCAACCTGGGGCAAGCCCCGCGCGCACGGCTCGGACAGTCCCCACACCGAGAGCGACGGCTTCGCTCGCCCGCAGCGCACCATGTCGGCCATCGGTGGCTGA
- a CDS encoding DUF2249 domain-containing protein, whose protein sequence is MSESPELLPVTEKKSSCGCHEHSDERLTLDARAIPHRLRHAAVIGAASSLNPGEGFDLVAPHVPTPLLAQIDQLPFTFQHTLLEQSEGFARVEILRTA, encoded by the coding sequence ATGAGCGAGAGCCCCGAGCTGCTGCCCGTCACTGAGAAGAAGTCCAGCTGCGGCTGCCACGAGCACAGCGACGAGCGCCTCACCCTGGACGCGCGCGCCATCCCGCACCGTCTGCGCCACGCTGCGGTCATTGGCGCCGCCTCCTCCCTCAACCCCGGTGAGGGCTTCGACCTGGTGGCCCCGCACGTGCCCACCCCGCTGCTGGCCCAGATCGACCAGCTGCCCTTCACCTTCCAGCACACGCTGCTGGAGCAGTCCGAGGGTTTCGCGCGCGTCGAGATCCTGCGCACCGCCTGA
- a CDS encoding multicopper oxidase domain-containing protein: MTKTPDAQAPSPDEAAAPETAGSENAPSQDAASQETERSGADSAAQAPGDTAGRAATGAGKPEGAHRRAVTAGTAPAIDRNRRPLTGGAGPAAGDGTAASSSGGLLQSADRRGVLMGLLTAGAAVVVGSVIGNRGQGGTTQDVTPTGNTVNATITVEGLRFVPDTVDVTPGDRLVITLDNTADQVHDLVLATGQTTGRIAARAKGTLDAGIVAGPIEGWCSIAGHRAQGMVFHVTAGGAAAAGHQHGDHQHGGGQSNQAGSGKDAVPDYAAQLPAGFKAFDAALPPAPTSPDGGPMTHRHTFTVKEQVMPVGAGVTQRRLTFNGQVPGPVLRGKVGDTFEITLVNDGTMSHSLDFHAGITPPDQAMRSINPGESLVYTFTAQHSGIWLYHCSTSPMSLHLAAGMHGAVIIDPPGLPAVDREYVIVASEVYLGPEGGEPNTEKIAAKTPDLMTFNGVAFQYHQQPLKAKVGERVRFWVMAAGPSLPTSFHTVGLQFDQVFFEGAWTLGGPNRIGAAWSGGSQALGLQPAQGGFVECVASEPGHYVFVTHSFADMEKGAHGVLEVSA, encoded by the coding sequence ATGACGAAGACGCCCGACGCACAGGCACCATCCCCTGATGAGGCCGCCGCCCCTGAGACTGCTGGCTCCGAGAACGCCCCTTCTCAGGACGCTGCCTCCCAGGAGACCGAGCGCAGCGGCGCCGACAGTGCGGCTCAGGCCCCCGGCGACACTGCTGGGCGCGCGGCGACGGGCGCCGGTAAGCCCGAGGGCGCCCACCGTCGAGCGGTGACGGCCGGTACCGCCCCCGCCATCGACCGCAACCGCCGCCCCCTGACCGGCGGGGCCGGCCCGGCGGCGGGAGACGGGACCGCCGCCTCGTCCTCGGGCGGCCTGCTCCAGTCCGCCGACCGCCGCGGTGTCCTCATGGGGCTGCTCACCGCCGGAGCGGCCGTCGTCGTCGGCAGCGTCATCGGCAACCGGGGTCAGGGCGGAACCACCCAGGACGTCACGCCCACCGGCAACACCGTCAACGCCACCATCACGGTGGAGGGCCTGCGGTTCGTGCCGGACACGGTCGATGTCACCCCCGGCGACCGGCTCGTTATCACCCTGGACAACACCGCCGACCAGGTCCACGACCTCGTCCTGGCCACCGGCCAGACCACCGGGCGCATCGCCGCCAGAGCCAAGGGCACCCTCGACGCCGGCATCGTCGCGGGTCCGATCGAGGGCTGGTGCTCCATCGCCGGCCACCGCGCCCAGGGCATGGTCTTCCACGTCACCGCGGGCGGGGCGGCCGCCGCCGGCCACCAGCACGGCGATCACCAGCACGGCGGTGGCCAGAGCAATCAGGCCGGCTCCGGCAAGGACGCGGTTCCCGACTATGCGGCCCAGCTGCCCGCAGGCTTCAAGGCCTTCGATGCCGCCCTGCCACCGGCCCCTACCAGTCCCGACGGCGGTCCCATGACCCACCGGCACACCTTCACCGTCAAGGAGCAGGTCATGCCGGTCGGCGCCGGTGTCACCCAGCGGCGCCTGACCTTCAATGGGCAGGTTCCCGGCCCCGTCCTGCGCGGCAAGGTGGGGGACACCTTCGAGATCACCCTGGTCAACGATGGCACGATGAGCCACTCCCTGGACTTCCACGCCGGGATCACCCCGCCCGATCAGGCGATGCGCTCGATCAACCCCGGGGAGTCCCTCGTCTACACCTTCACGGCCCAGCACTCGGGGATCTGGCTCTACCACTGCTCCACCTCGCCGATGAGCCTGCACCTGGCCGCCGGCATGCATGGGGCTGTCATCATCGATCCACCGGGGCTGCCGGCCGTGGACCGCGAGTACGTCATCGTCGCCTCTGAGGTCTACCTCGGTCCCGAGGGCGGCGAGCCCAACACGGAGAAGATCGCCGCCAAGACCCCCGACCTCATGACCTTCAACGGGGTGGCCTTCCAGTACCACCAGCAGCCGCTCAAGGCCAAGGTCGGCGAGCGCGTGCGCTTCTGGGTTATGGCCGCCGGCCCCTCACTTCCGACGTCGTTCCACACCGTCGGACTGCAGTTCGATCAGGTCTTCTTCGAGGGGGCCTGGACCCTGGGTGGTCCGAACCGGATCGGGGCCGCCTGGTCCGGCGGCTCCCAGGCCCTCGGCCTGCAGCCGGCTCAGGGCGGATTCGTCGAGTGCGTGGCCTCCGAGCCGGGCCACTACGTGTTCGTGACGCACTCCTTCGCCGACATGGAGAAGGGAGCTCACGGCGTCCTGGAGGTCAGCGCCTGA